In Candidatus Saccharibacteria bacterium oral taxon 488, one DNA window encodes the following:
- a CDS encoding Hsp20 family protein, with amino-acid sequence MARKNDDLLIEDELTAAFLNDDLANDAPQPAAPAAAPATAAPTPDDDWEDEADDLMGQLAVDVFESETELIIKARTAGVDRNDLDVSISDGILTISGTLSSGDETDVKNWHIQECYWGEFSRTLALPVAVNEEGVKAELKDGVLTITFEKIKQERAKKIQVL; translated from the coding sequence ATGGCACGCAAAAACGACGATTTGTTAATTGAGGATGAGCTAACTGCAGCTTTCTTGAATGATGATCTGGCTAATGACGCGCCGCAACCAGCCGCACCCGCAGCAGCACCGGCTACCGCAGCGCCCACCCCTGATGATGATTGGGAGGACGAAGCAGATGATTTGATGGGGCAGCTGGCAGTCGATGTGTTTGAATCAGAAACCGAACTTATTATCAAAGCCCGGACGGCTGGTGTTGATCGTAACGACCTAGATGTCAGCATCTCGGACGGCATCCTCACGATCAGCGGCACCCTATCAAGCGGCGACGAGACCGATGTCAAGAACTGGCATATCCAAGAATGCTACTGGGGCGAATTTAGCCGTACCCTGGCGCTGCCCGTCGCGGTCAACGAAGAAGGCGTCAAGGCCGAACTCAAAGACGGCGTGCTCACCATCACTTTTGAGAAAATTAAACAAGAACGTGCCAAGAAGATCCAAGTCTTGTAG